Proteins co-encoded in one uncultured Bacteroides sp. genomic window:
- a CDS encoding HU family DNA-binding protein — MSLYVVRQKVDKSKEEEKVRYHGVPVSSGQIGIDELAKDISGRCSLHESDVHAAVIALGDAMQTYLMKGNTVHLKNIGLFSISAGSEGFETPDECTPSKVTAQRVCFKADKEMRSMLPQIKYQRTYRETTKK; from the coding sequence ATGTCTTTATATGTTGTTCGTCAAAAAGTAGATAAGAGTAAAGAAGAAGAGAAAGTGCGCTATCACGGCGTTCCGGTTAGTTCCGGGCAAATAGGGATAGATGAGTTGGCAAAGGATATCAGCGGGCGTTGTTCGCTTCATGAATCAGATGTGCATGCAGCTGTTATTGCATTGGGAGATGCGATGCAAACATACCTGATGAAAGGAAATACGGTTCATCTGAAAAACATCGGTCTGTTTTCCATATCAGCAGGCAGCGAAGGTTTTGAAACACCCGATGAGTGTACACCATCAAAAGTAACGGCGCAGCGTGTTTGCTTCAAAGCAGACAAAGAAATGCGCAGTATGCTGCCTCAGATAAAGTATCAGCGCACTTACAGAGAAACGACAAAAAAGTAA
- a CDS encoding ATP-binding protein: MRFYNRETELTTLLEIQKNSLENAQMTVLIGPRRIGKTKLLFKATEDQPTLYFFVARKTEKLLCQDFQEEIASVLGIPMLGEADSFRKLFAFLMELSKQRSFNLIIDEFQEFYNINPSVYSDMQNIWDQNKDKSKINLYLSGSIYSLMHKIFESYKEPLFGRATNKITLQPFKVSVLKQIMQENNPGYTAEDLLALYTFTGGVAKYVELFVDNRALTYSKMVNLMTKENSPFLMEGRNILIEEFGKDYATYFSILAYISSGINSRGEIEGHLQREIGGYLARLENDFSIITKLRPIFAKPETKNVRYVIGDNFLCFWFRFFYKYIRFIESENYDKLNEIIRRDYPTYSGLILERYFREKMKESKLFTDIGGYWDRKGLNEIDIIAIDELSHKAVIAEVKRNRGNISMEKLIAKAETLTLDSKQLRDYEIEYKGLSMEDL, translated from the coding sequence ATGAGGTTCTATAATCGTGAAACAGAGTTAACTACACTCCTTGAAATTCAGAAAAACTCATTAGAGAATGCACAAATGACAGTGCTAATTGGACCTAGACGAATTGGGAAAACCAAACTTTTGTTTAAAGCAACAGAAGATCAACCTACGCTTTACTTCTTTGTAGCCCGTAAAACTGAGAAACTTTTATGTCAGGATTTTCAGGAAGAAATTGCATCTGTTTTAGGTATCCCTATGCTTGGTGAGGCTGATTCTTTCAGAAAGCTATTTGCTTTTCTTATGGAGTTATCAAAACAAAGATCTTTCAACCTGATTATTGATGAATTCCAGGAATTTTATAATATCAACCCATCTGTTTATAGCGATATGCAGAATATTTGGGACCAAAACAAAGACAAGAGTAAAATCAATCTCTATCTAAGCGGCTCTATCTATTCGTTAATGCATAAAATCTTTGAAAGTTATAAAGAACCTCTTTTCGGACGAGCTACTAACAAAATCACCCTTCAACCTTTTAAGGTATCCGTATTGAAACAGATAATGCAGGAAAACAATCCCGGATATACTGCCGAGGACTTGCTGGCTCTTTACACTTTTACCGGAGGTGTGGCAAAATATGTGGAACTTTTTGTAGATAACCGTGCTTTGACATATTCCAAAATGGTGAATCTGATGACGAAAGAAAATTCTCCGTTTCTGATGGAAGGTCGAAATATCTTAATAGAGGAATTTGGCAAAGATTATGCTACTTATTTCTCTATATTAGCATATATATCCAGTGGCATAAATTCCAGAGGTGAGATAGAAGGTCACCTGCAACGTGAAATTGGCGGTTATCTGGCACGACTAGAAAACGATTTTAGCATCATTACCAAACTACGTCCCATATTTGCTAAACCGGAGACCAAAAATGTACGATATGTGATAGGTGATAACTTCCTTTGTTTCTGGTTCCGTTTCTTCTATAAATACATCCGTTTTATTGAGTCCGAAAATTATGACAAGTTGAATGAAATTATTCGTCGTGATTATCCAACATACAGCGGATTAATATTGGAACGATATTTCCGTGAAAAGATGAAAGAGAGTAAGTTATTTACAGATATTGGCGGATATTGGGATAGAAAAGGACTTAATGAAATTGACATAATTGCAATAGATGAATTGAGCCACAAAGCGGTAATAGCTGAGGTAAAACGCAATCGTGGCAATATCAGTATGGAAAAGCTGATAGCCAAAGCCGAAACATTGACGTTGGACTCAAAGCAGTTGCGTGATTATGAGATTGAGTATAAGGGTTTGTCTATGGAAGACCTTTAA
- a CDS encoding glycoside hydrolase, producing the protein MFQLFVSFKQRKTILKYLLLIVFLSVLQNSYSVLPVKKKQIAKPNLRELIVDFTKEKGSFNRMPLECIGAGRANEGLRADWQQQLAYVKKACDFKYIRMHGLLTDDMGVYKEDKNGNPEYNFQYIDALYDYLLSIGIKPFVELGFMPSALASGSQTIFWWRGNVTPPKDYNKWAELIRNLTLHFTQRYGTDEVKSWYFEVWNEPNLNGFWAGTQDEYFKLYTYSVNAIKSVNKEYRVGGPATAGAAWVPEMISFCNENGLPLDFISTHAYGVKQGFLDEFGNSGTVLSKDPMSVSGDILNSRKQISQSAMPGLELHYTEWSSSYTPADPIHDSYHQAAYILDRLKKVGTAANSMSYWVFTDIFEEAGPRFTPFHGGFGLLNTQGINKPAFYSFKFINKLGNTELVNKDSCSWVCKDSKGNMQILLWDFTNTHPGDSVNNQVYYVRDLPAKSKGKIKVAVSNVPEGDYVLELYKVGCRTNDTYTTYLDMGKPAQLTKQQVEQIKKYNDGSPVSKEIVKVKAGVAFTKELDLRENDVYLLNMVKQ; encoded by the coding sequence ATGTTTCAATTATTTGTATCTTTCAAACAACGGAAAACTATCTTGAAGTATCTACTTCTAATAGTCTTTTTATCTGTCTTACAAAATTCTTATTCAGTGCTTCCTGTAAAAAAGAAACAGATAGCCAAGCCAAATCTCAGAGAACTCATAGTTGATTTTACGAAAGAAAAAGGCTCTTTCAACAGAATGCCACTGGAATGTATTGGAGCAGGTCGTGCCAATGAAGGTTTGCGTGCCGACTGGCAACAACAACTGGCTTATGTAAAGAAAGCATGTGATTTTAAATACATTCGCATGCATGGGTTGCTGACTGATGATATGGGAGTTTACAAAGAAGATAAAAACGGAAATCCTGAATATAATTTCCAGTATATTGATGCTTTATACGATTATTTATTGAGTATAGGCATAAAACCTTTTGTGGAACTGGGCTTTATGCCTTCTGCTCTGGCTAGTGGCAGCCAGACTATTTTCTGGTGGAGAGGAAATGTTACCCCACCTAAAGATTATAATAAGTGGGCAGAGCTTATCCGCAATCTAACACTCCATTTTACTCAGCGTTACGGAACAGACGAAGTTAAGAGTTGGTATTTTGAAGTGTGGAATGAACCTAATCTGAATGGATTTTGGGCTGGAACACAGGATGAATATTTCAAGTTATATACATATAGCGTAAATGCGATAAAGTCAGTAAATAAAGAATATCGTGTGGGTGGACCGGCTACTGCCGGTGCCGCATGGGTGCCGGAGATGATTAGTTTCTGTAATGAAAACGGTCTTCCGCTCGATTTTATCAGTACTCATGCCTATGGCGTAAAGCAAGGTTTTTTGGATGAATTTGGGAATTCCGGTACCGTTCTTAGTAAAGATCCTATGTCGGTCAGCGGTGATATTCTTAATTCCCGTAAGCAGATATCACAATCTGCCATGCCCGGACTGGAATTGCACTACACAGAATGGAGCTCTTCTTATACACCGGCCGATCCGATACACGACAGCTATCATCAGGCAGCCTATATACTTGATAGACTTAAGAAAGTAGGAACAGCAGCCAATTCAATGTCATACTGGGTATTTACTGATATCTTTGAAGAAGCTGGGCCACGCTTCACACCTTTTCATGGGGGATTTGGATTGTTGAATACCCAAGGCATCAATAAACCTGCTTTTTATTCTTTCAAATTTATCAATAAACTGGGTAATACAGAGTTAGTCAATAAAGATTCTTGTTCCTGGGTATGCAAAGACTCGAAAGGTAATATGCAAATACTTTTATGGGATTTTACCAATACACATCCCGGAGATTCTGTAAATAATCAGGTATATTATGTACGCGATCTGCCTGCAAAGTCAAAAGGAAAGATAAAAGTAGCTGTATCCAATGTTCCCGAAGGCGATTATGTACTCGAACTGTATAAAGTAGGATGCCGCACCAACGATACTTATACAACTTATCTTGATATGGGCAAACCGGCTCAGCTAACCAAACAACAGGTTGAGCAGATAAAGAAATACAATGATGGTTCGCCTGTTTCTAAAGAAATAGTAAAAGTAAAGGCTGGCGTTGCATTTACAAAAGAACTCGACCTTCGTGAAAACGATGTTTATTTGTTGAATATGGTTAAGCAGTAA
- a CDS encoding DUF1593 domain-containing protein yields the protein MKKQIVLSILSLLFLPLMAQQAKQWKENLKPRLVVLTDIGDCNVEPDDMESAVRLLAYADRFEIEAIMTTIGWNCDPYPEEWAQYLTQVVDAYAKDVQNLKARSSQISFLSLNKENGKQQLGYWPSAKYIRSRVMSGSHRAGIKVIGKDNDSPGSDFLIKLADEDDDRPIWIATWGGGNTLAQAIWRVQQTRTPEQLKAFLHKFRIYTITDQDMKYDMRMNRAYSSHMWMRREFKDDLKFIWDEGTWQLQCDLGKKYWDKHQQYIQGHGAMGSIYPHYKWGVEGDTPSFLYVMPNGLSDPEDPTQAGWGGCHAYGISPDSITYAWNSWQEPQKTITENYKRRFYPDELNDFAARMQWAHEGKGNTNPQVIINGKNGITPIHIKTKEGKTIHLDASKSTDSEGDNLSFLWWQQPEADSYKSNIVISNNSSSSINIAVPQDATGKPIHFVCEVHDDGAFNLVSYRRVIVDVN from the coding sequence ATGAAGAAACAAATTGTATTATCAATACTTTCCCTTTTGTTTTTGCCGCTTATGGCGCAGCAAGCCAAGCAATGGAAGGAAAATCTGAAACCACGCCTTGTGGTTCTTACCGACATAGGAGATTGTAATGTAGAGCCTGATGATATGGAGTCCGCGGTAAGACTCTTGGCTTATGCTGATCGCTTCGAGATTGAGGCTATCATGACCACCATTGGCTGGAATTGTGACCCTTATCCGGAAGAGTGGGCGCAGTATCTCACACAGGTGGTTGATGCATACGCTAAGGATGTTCAGAATTTGAAGGCTCGTTCATCGCAAATATCATTCCTTTCTCTCAACAAGGAGAATGGCAAACAGCAGTTAGGTTATTGGCCAAGTGCTAAGTATATTCGCAGTCGCGTCATGTCAGGAAGTCATCGTGCTGGCATCAAGGTTATTGGTAAGGATAATGATTCTCCGGGAAGCGACTTTCTCATAAAACTTGCTGACGAAGATGATGACCGACCAATATGGATTGCCACTTGGGGAGGTGGTAACACTCTTGCACAAGCAATATGGCGAGTGCAGCAGACACGCACACCAGAACAACTTAAAGCATTCCTTCATAAGTTCCGTATTTACACAATTACTGATCAGGACATGAAATATGATATGCGCATGAACCGTGCCTACAGTTCACACATGTGGATGCGCCGTGAATTCAAGGATGATTTAAAGTTTATTTGGGATGAAGGAACATGGCAACTGCAATGCGACCTCGGAAAGAAGTATTGGGACAAGCATCAGCAGTACATCCAAGGGCATGGCGCTATGGGCAGCATTTATCCTCATTATAAGTGGGGAGTGGAAGGTGATACACCGTCGTTTCTATATGTCATGCCTAACGGACTTTCCGACCCAGAAGATCCAACTCAGGCAGGGTGGGGTGGTTGTCATGCTTATGGCATTAGTCCTGACTCTATCACTTATGCATGGAACAGTTGGCAAGAGCCACAAAAGACAATCACCGAGAACTATAAGCGTCGTTTCTATCCTGATGAACTGAACGATTTCGCAGCTCGTATGCAGTGGGCGCATGAAGGCAAAGGAAATACCAACCCGCAAGTCATTATTAATGGTAAGAACGGTATTACACCAATTCATATAAAGACGAAGGAGGGTAAGACTATCCACCTTGATGCTTCAAAGTCAACAGACTCAGAGGGCGATAATCTTTCATTCCTTTGGTGGCAGCAGCCGGAAGCAGACAGTTATAAATCTAATATAGTAATCAGCAATAATAGTTCCTCTTCTATCAATATTGCTGTTCCTCAGGATGCTACCGGAAAACCGATCCATTTTGTTTGCGAAGTGCATGATGATGGCGCCTTCAATCTTGTGTCTTATAGAAGAGTGATTGTTGATGTGAATTAA
- a CDS encoding Crp/Fnr family transcriptional regulator: protein MSIIKKYMELEGIAELRQFFIAKGTTREYGKNEFFMQRGQKHNHLGFILKGGFRYLGYTSDGNGQIVGYSFENDFVASYSSFQTQQPSIIDAQSVSNSTVLLLTYEDIKAFYDNCGFTNLRSKVAEILLNDSNNRLLSLYCDSPEERYQKLIKHYPDILNLVSLKEIASLIKIRPETLSRIRRKLSFQKNH, encoded by the coding sequence ATGTCTATTATAAAAAAATATATGGAGCTTGAAGGAATTGCCGAATTAAGACAATTCTTTATAGCGAAGGGCACCACAAGGGAATACGGGAAGAATGAGTTCTTCATGCAACGAGGACAAAAGCATAACCATTTAGGTTTTATCTTGAAAGGCGGATTCAGATATTTGGGTTACACCTCTGACGGAAATGGACAGATTGTAGGCTATAGCTTTGAAAATGATTTTGTTGCCAGCTATAGCTCATTTCAAACTCAACAGCCATCAATTATTGATGCTCAATCTGTAAGTAATAGTACTGTACTACTCCTTACTTATGAGGATATTAAAGCTTTTTACGATAATTGTGGTTTCACTAATTTACGAAGCAAAGTAGCAGAAATCTTATTGAACGATTCCAACAATAGACTGCTTTCATTGTATTGCGATTCTCCAGAAGAACGCTACCAGAAACTGATAAAACATTATCCTGATATTTTAAATCTGGTTAGTTTGAAAGAAATAGCTTCCTTGATAAAAATCAGGCCCGAAACATTGAGTAGAATAAGAAGAAAACTATCATTCCAGAAAAATCATTGA
- a CDS encoding TolC family protein: MIKQILKIVVVLFVLTGCYAIPVNAQQPVDSLSFQQVMTQVIQSHPSVKEAEEALNGAAAKIELAKSAYLPTVDFNASYSRVGPVTKVTFPEFGTFQLNPYDNYNAGINVNQTIYDFGKTSKSVNVEGKKREINKISIDQIKQNLSMLVTNNYYTLVYIQNAIDIKNEELRNLQNHLKTVQKKSETGSATKYEILTTQVKISSIESQKYDLEASYRTQQTVLNTLLGLPEETQHRVTTSLSTETLSAEESSVNYAIEHREEIKLAKEKTELEHLNYTVIKSANNPVINAFGTAGFKNGYSPDLNQLKGNFVVGVGVKVPLFDAKRTKNNLQISKSNLISSEYETEIAKRKITNEVVEAQSQIIAAKKKVEQFDIQLAHAMQAFDLAKVSYKNGAITNLDLLDSETAVSESRLQLLKSKLDQLVCVLKLKVAVGNHIY, translated from the coding sequence ATGATAAAACAAATATTAAAAATAGTAGTGGTACTATTTGTGTTGACCGGATGTTATGCCATACCTGTTAATGCTCAACAACCGGTAGATTCCTTGTCATTTCAACAGGTAATGACACAGGTAATTCAAAGCCATCCTTCTGTGAAAGAAGCAGAAGAAGCTCTTAACGGAGCTGCAGCTAAAATAGAATTAGCAAAATCAGCTTATCTGCCAACGGTCGATTTTAATGCTTCATATTCTCGGGTAGGTCCGGTAACCAAGGTTACTTTTCCTGAATTCGGTACTTTTCAGTTAAATCCATACGATAATTATAATGCCGGAATAAATGTAAACCAAACCATCTATGATTTTGGAAAGACTTCCAAATCGGTTAATGTAGAAGGCAAGAAGAGAGAGATAAATAAAATCTCAATTGACCAGATTAAACAGAATCTCTCAATGCTTGTAACCAATAACTATTACACATTGGTTTACATTCAGAATGCCATTGATATAAAGAATGAAGAGTTGCGTAATTTGCAGAATCATTTAAAAACGGTTCAAAAGAAAAGTGAAACAGGTTCTGCCACAAAATATGAAATACTCACTACTCAGGTTAAAATCTCATCTATTGAAAGTCAGAAATACGATCTTGAAGCTTCTTACCGTACTCAGCAAACCGTTCTTAACACCTTATTAGGACTTCCGGAAGAGACTCAGCATAGAGTAACTACTTCACTGTCTACAGAAACTCTTTCAGCAGAAGAGTCATCAGTAAATTATGCCATTGAGCACAGAGAAGAGATAAAACTGGCAAAAGAGAAAACAGAACTTGAACATCTTAACTACACTGTAATCAAATCAGCTAATAATCCAGTCATTAATGCATTTGGTACTGCCGGATTCAAAAACGGATATTCTCCAGACCTGAATCAGTTGAAAGGAAACTTTGTGGTTGGAGTAGGAGTGAAAGTTCCTCTTTTTGATGCAAAAAGAACAAAGAACAATCTTCAGATTTCAAAATCAAACCTTATAAGTTCTGAGTATGAAACAGAAATTGCCAAAAGGAAAATAACTAATGAAGTGGTTGAGGCTCAGTCTCAGATTATTGCTGCTAAAAAGAAGGTTGAACAGTTTGATATTCAGTTGGCTCATGCCATGCAAGCCTTTGATCTGGCAAAAGTAAGTTATAAGAATGGTGCAATAACTAACCTTGATTTGCTCGATTCGGAAACCGCTGTATCAGAAAGCCGTCTTCAACTACTTAAATCAAAGTTAGACCAACTGGTTTGTGTTCTGAAGCTGAAAGTAGCAGTAGGAAATCATATTTATTAA
- a CDS encoding DUF2721 domain-containing protein, with translation MEIDLTTPALLFSAISLIMLAYTNRFLSYAQLVRTLKEQYVANPSSVKAAQIANLRKRLYLTRAMQVTGIGSLLLCVISMFFIYIELQLVSVYIFGLALVLLIISLTISMYEIYISVKALELHLKDMGE, from the coding sequence ATGGAAATAGATTTAACCACTCCGGCTTTACTATTCTCAGCTATATCGTTGATAATGCTGGCGTATACTAACCGATTTTTATCGTATGCCCAACTGGTGCGTACTTTAAAAGAGCAATATGTAGCAAATCCCTCCTCGGTAAAAGCTGCACAGATTGCTAACCTGAGGAAGAGACTTTACCTAACGCGTGCCATGCAGGTAACAGGCATCGGGAGTTTGCTGCTTTGCGTGATTAGTATGTTCTTTATATATATTGAATTGCAACTTGTGTCAGTCTACATCTTTGGTCTGGCACTGGTACTACTGATTATCTCGCTCACTATATCTATGTATGAGATTTACATCTCTGTCAAAGCATTGGAGTTACATTTGAAAGATATGGGAGAATAA
- a CDS encoding BT4734/BF3469 family protein, translating into MKITQYRNDGKTQTQRILEFETAVDAMRTEVSSRPVSNLRHVLQYAMAGQNFPEVKKLPRLVFGGVFRKDGSQQILSSYNGCVTIEVNNLADANEAAQIRERASQLPQTLLAFIGSSDKSVKIVVPFTLPDSTLPQNRKLAEMFHAQAYREAVKWYQPQLKREIELKEPVLEHGCCMSFDPSLYHNPDAVPIRIEQPVSMPAEPTFDEERQQMSDPLQRLLPGYERSHIISTLFSTSMWDALNSVGKVEWESGEVLPFLIKLAENCYRSGIPEEDAIKWTLMYYNLNKYELEVRTNFRNIYTISNKFGGKPCISSSMTLVAQMEEFMKRRYQLRRNTIKGMVEYRELKSFYFDFRPVNKQALNTICLDALAEGLPSWDVDIKRYVESNRVPSYDPIEDYLLNVGKWDGKDRIRELADRVPCDNPQWRDLFYIWFLSMVAHWQQLDRNHANSTLPLLVGDQGSGKSTYCMNILPPELREYYTDGIDFSKRGDVQLALTRFALINMDEYDSISPSYQGFVKHILQKAVVQARLPHASVTQQMRRYATFIATSNSFDLLNDPTGSRRYICIAILGVIDYKSPIDYKQLYAQAVEALRNDERYWFTHEEEAYITKSNRRFQQVMPEEEVTDIYFRSPVGDEPAEELTCGEILKRIQQRDSGFKYTNTAAKVFGRTLKNKFESRIAHRGMVYQVVEIK; encoded by the coding sequence ATGAAAATAACACAATACCGTAACGACGGTAAAACACAAACACAACGTATCCTTGAATTTGAAACTGCTGTAGACGCTATGAGAACTGAAGTGAGCAGCAGACCGGTATCTAACCTGAGACATGTACTTCAGTACGCAATGGCTGGCCAAAATTTTCCGGAGGTGAAGAAACTACCCCGACTGGTCTTTGGAGGAGTCTTCCGCAAGGATGGCAGTCAGCAGATTTTGTCTTCCTACAATGGTTGTGTAACCATAGAAGTAAATAACCTGGCTGATGCGAATGAGGCGGCACAAATTCGCGAAAGAGCATCCCAATTGCCGCAAACCTTACTCGCTTTTATTGGCTCTAGCGATAAGAGTGTCAAGATCGTAGTTCCTTTTACATTGCCGGACAGTACATTACCCCAGAATCGCAAACTGGCCGAGATGTTTCATGCACAGGCTTATCGCGAGGCGGTAAAATGGTATCAGCCTCAGCTGAAACGCGAAATAGAACTAAAAGAACCAGTACTGGAACATGGATGCTGCATGAGCTTTGATCCTTCGTTGTATCATAATCCGGATGCCGTGCCTATCCGTATAGAGCAGCCGGTAAGTATGCCAGCCGAACCAACGTTTGACGAGGAACGGCAGCAGATGAGTGATCCGTTGCAACGCCTGTTGCCAGGATACGAACGGAGTCACATTATCTCTACGCTGTTTAGTACCTCCATGTGGGATGCATTGAATTCCGTTGGCAAGGTAGAATGGGAGAGTGGTGAGGTGCTTCCGTTTCTTATTAAACTGGCGGAAAACTGCTACCGTTCAGGTATTCCGGAAGAAGATGCGATAAAGTGGACATTGATGTATTATAACCTGAATAAGTACGAACTGGAGGTGCGGACAAACTTCCGCAACATTTATACCATCTCAAATAAGTTTGGCGGTAAGCCTTGCATCTCTTCCTCCATGACCTTGGTGGCACAGATGGAGGAGTTTATGAAACGCCGATATCAGCTCAGACGAAATACGATAAAAGGCATGGTGGAATACAGGGAACTGAAATCTTTCTATTTTGATTTCCGTCCTGTCAATAAACAGGCGCTTAACACGATTTGTCTCGATGCATTGGCAGAAGGACTTCCGTCCTGGGATGTTGACATCAAGCGTTATGTGGAATCAAACCGTGTGCCCTCTTATGATCCTATTGAAGATTATCTTCTCAATGTGGGAAAATGGGATGGGAAAGATCGCATTCGTGAACTGGCCGACCGTGTGCCGTGCGACAATCCACAATGGAGAGACCTGTTCTACATTTGGTTTCTCTCAATGGTGGCTCACTGGCAACAACTTGATCGCAACCATGCAAACAGCACATTGCCGTTGCTAGTGGGCGATCAGGGTTCCGGAAAATCAACTTATTGCATGAACATTTTGCCACCCGAGCTGCGAGAGTATTACACTGATGGCATAGACTTCAGTAAGCGTGGAGATGTTCAGCTGGCATTAACCCGCTTTGCGCTGATAAATATGGACGAGTACGATTCCATCAGTCCCTCTTATCAGGGATTTGTGAAGCATATTCTGCAAAAGGCAGTCGTTCAGGCACGTTTGCCCCACGCCAGTGTCACCCAACAGATGCGCAGGTACGCCACATTTATAGCTACAAGCAACAGCTTTGACTTACTAAACGACCCAACTGGTAGCCGTCGTTACATCTGCATAGCTATATTGGGAGTGATTGATTATAAATCGCCCATTGACTACAAACAACTCTACGCCCAAGCTGTTGAGGCTCTTCGTAACGATGAACGCTACTGGTTTACTCACGAAGAAGAGGCTTACATCACCAAAAGCAACCGCCGCTTTCAGCAAGTGATGCCCGAAGAGGAAGTTACCGACATCTATTTCCGTTCTCCGGTAGGCGATGAACCAGCCGAGGAATTGACTTGCGGCGAGATACTGAAACGAATACAACAGCGAGATTCAGGATTTAAATACACTAACACCGCCGCTAAGGTTTTTGGACGAACATTGAAGAATAAATTCGAGAGTCGTATAGCACACCGTGGAATGGTGTACCAGGTAGTAGAGATTAAATAA
- a CDS encoding helix-turn-helix domain-containing protein, which yields MINKLSNESSLIEGFSSKLPLIGKHINEFALYHLQENAFLDESYKMADTFAIIVLYKGTLNIKIDGRHYSLSRGAIACIPPGKTLALNLNNSELDGYMMVFSSIFFELLQIPIAISKDKLLVKDNESDSTENILRKINQIFVLIKDELSNDDDLFKKEKLLNLVSVFYIDVLNAYAKSSPIAKKLCNSDGLSRKNKICKDFFIMVKQHAREERQLKFYADKLCVTTKHLSLLVKNATGIPANKWITDAVIHDAKHLLQSSGNSVKEIAYILNFSNQSFFGKYFKREVGISPSDYLNKMLC from the coding sequence ATGATAAATAAATTAAGTAATGAATCCTCATTAATCGAGGGTTTCTCATCAAAGTTGCCTCTTATTGGAAAGCATATTAATGAATTTGCTCTTTATCATTTACAAGAAAATGCTTTCTTAGATGAATCCTATAAAATGGCTGATACTTTCGCCATTATAGTTTTATATAAAGGTACTCTGAACATAAAAATTGATGGTCGCCATTATTCATTGTCAAGAGGTGCAATAGCATGTATTCCTCCCGGCAAGACTTTAGCCTTGAATTTAAACAATTCAGAGCTTGATGGTTATATGATGGTCTTTTCTTCCATTTTCTTTGAATTGCTTCAGATACCAATTGCTATAAGTAAGGATAAATTGCTGGTTAAGGATAATGAATCAGATTCCACTGAAAATATTCTGAGAAAAATCAATCAGATATTTGTACTGATAAAAGATGAATTATCCAATGATGATGATCTGTTTAAAAAAGAGAAACTTTTAAACTTAGTCTCTGTTTTTTATATTGATGTATTGAACGCTTACGCAAAAAGTAGCCCAATTGCAAAAAAACTTTGTAATTCTGATGGGCTAAGCAGAAAAAATAAAATCTGCAAAGACTTTTTTATAATGGTGAAGCAACACGCACGAGAAGAAAGACAACTTAAATTTTATGCTGATAAGCTTTGTGTAACGACAAAGCATCTTTCTTTATTAGTTAAGAATGCAACTGGAATACCAGCAAATAAATGGATAACAGATGCAGTTATTCACGATGCAAAGCACCTTCTTCAAAGTTCGGGGAATAGTGTAAAAGAAATAGCTTATATACTAAATTTTTCCAACCAAAGCTTTTTTGGCAAATATTTTAAGAGGGAAGTTGGAATTTCTCCCAGTGATTATCTTAATAAGATGCTCTGTTAA